The following are encoded together in the Bacillus cereus group sp. RP43 genome:
- a CDS encoding putrescine aminotransferase → MGTNVENKLNEQDVKGSNVNEYITKVLQLIEKEKVTEEEANWIQKETVDGFREHVNPGFLAYRKTVTKDGQFAAVEWSDEGSCFMDINGKKYIDCLGGFGIYNVGHRNPKVVKAVTDQLKRQALHSQDLLDPLRAILAKILADITPGDLKYAFFTNSGTESVEAALKLAKMYSERTTFISTTRAFHGKSLGALSGTAKGMFRKPFLPLIPGFRHVPFGDIDMMRKTFETCALVGEDVAAVILEPIQGEGGIILPPENYLKQVRELCDEFDSLLIFDEVQTGMGRTGKMFAADLYDVVPDIICLAKAFGGGVMPAGAIVAKEKVFQSWFENPFMHTTTFGGNPLACAAAIATIHVLLEEKLPERAMEVGEYFLKGLKQAAEGHEDKIFEIRGQGLMIGIEFHKDEIGYEVSKAMFDQGILVAGTLINSKTIRIEPSLTISYEEVDTVINTFKSVLNQVK, encoded by the coding sequence ATGGGAACGAACGTGGAAAATAAATTGAATGAGCAAGATGTAAAAGGTTCAAATGTAAATGAGTATATTACGAAAGTACTACAGTTAATTGAAAAAGAAAAGGTTACTGAAGAAGAGGCAAACTGGATTCAAAAAGAAACAGTAGACGGATTTAGAGAGCATGTGAATCCTGGTTTTCTTGCTTATAGAAAAACAGTAACAAAAGATGGACAATTTGCAGCAGTAGAATGGTCAGATGAAGGGTCTTGCTTCATGGATATTAATGGTAAAAAGTATATTGATTGTTTAGGTGGATTTGGAATTTATAATGTTGGTCACCGTAATCCGAAAGTAGTAAAAGCTGTAACGGATCAATTAAAGCGTCAAGCATTGCACAGTCAGGATTTACTAGATCCACTTCGAGCAATTCTTGCAAAGATTTTAGCGGATATTACACCTGGTGATTTGAAATATGCCTTCTTCACAAATAGTGGAACAGAAAGTGTAGAGGCAGCATTAAAACTAGCAAAAATGTATAGTGAACGAACAACTTTCATTTCTACAACTCGTGCTTTCCATGGTAAGAGCCTTGGTGCTTTATCTGGGACGGCAAAAGGAATGTTCCGTAAGCCATTTTTACCATTAATTCCGGGTTTCCGTCATGTTCCATTTGGCGATATCGATATGATGAGAAAAACATTTGAGACATGTGCATTAGTGGGAGAAGATGTTGCAGCAGTTATTTTGGAGCCAATTCAAGGGGAGGGCGGCATTATTTTACCTCCAGAAAATTATTTGAAACAAGTGCGAGAGCTTTGTGATGAGTTTGATTCGCTCCTTATTTTTGATGAAGTGCAAACTGGAATGGGCCGTACAGGAAAAATGTTTGCAGCAGATTTATATGATGTTGTGCCGGATATTATTTGTCTTGCGAAAGCGTTTGGTGGAGGTGTAATGCCAGCGGGAGCTATTGTTGCGAAAGAAAAAGTATTCCAAAGTTGGTTTGAAAATCCATTTATGCATACAACAACATTTGGAGGGAATCCTCTTGCATGTGCTGCTGCAATTGCAACAATCCATGTATTATTGGAAGAGAAATTACCGGAACGAGCGATGGAAGTTGGAGAGTATTTTTTAAAAGGATTGAAACAAGCAGCAGAAGGACACGAAGATAAAATCTTTGAAATCCGTGGTCAAGGTTTAATGATTGGGATTGAATTTCATAAAGATGAGATTGGTTATGAAGTATCAAAGGCGATGTTTGATCAAGGTATTCTTGTTGCGGGTACATTAATTAACTCAAAAACAATTCGTATTGAACCATCCCTTACAATTAGTTATGAAGAAGTAGATACAGTGATTAATACGTTTAAATCTGTGCTAAATCAAGTAAAATGA
- a CDS encoding aldehyde dehydrogenase family protein — MLDLKMYVNGEWIDSSNQEKRTIINPANGKGIAYAPEGTIEDAKYAIEVARAAFDSGIWSETSTAERASYLFKIADEIDKNMEELVYLETMDNGKTYREAEGDIGDAAACFRYYAGLITKPDGQTYHVADPMQAMVVREPVGVCGLIVPWNYPLLMSVWKIAPALAAGNTIVFKPSEVTPITVTKLFEILEKVGLPKGVANMVMGAGPIVGNEIAASHKVDMISFTGGTKTGKHIMRTAADNMKKISLELGGKSPNIIFADADFETAIDYALFGIYAGSGQVCSAGSRILVEESVYDRFVNSFVERAQQINVGPGDKPESEMGPLVSQEHMEKVLRYIEIGKDEGADIACGGKRILTDGKGDGFFIEPTVFVNVKPDMRIVQEEIFGPVVVIQKFKTEQEAIELANGTDYGLAGGVFTVDGAKAMRVIRKLRAGITWINSYHPTYNEAPWGGYKQSGIGRSLGTFGLEEFQEIKQININLEVEPIGWFANKKNIGVK; from the coding sequence AGGATGCAAAATACGCGATAGAAGTGGCAAGAGCGGCCTTCGATAGCGGAATTTGGTCAGAAACATCCACTGCTGAAAGGGCATCATATTTATTTAAAATAGCAGATGAAATTGATAAAAATATGGAAGAATTAGTGTACCTTGAAACAATGGATAATGGAAAAACATACCGTGAGGCAGAAGGAGATATTGGAGATGCAGCAGCTTGTTTTCGCTATTATGCCGGATTGATTACAAAGCCAGATGGTCAAACGTATCATGTAGCCGATCCGATGCAAGCGATGGTTGTAAGAGAGCCAGTTGGTGTTTGTGGATTAATTGTTCCATGGAATTATCCGCTATTGATGAGTGTATGGAAAATAGCACCTGCTTTAGCAGCTGGAAATACAATTGTGTTTAAACCTTCTGAAGTGACACCAATAACTGTAACAAAGCTATTCGAAATCCTTGAAAAAGTAGGGTTACCAAAAGGTGTTGCCAATATGGTAATGGGGGCCGGTCCAATAGTAGGGAATGAAATTGCAGCGAGTCATAAAGTGGATATGATTTCCTTTACAGGTGGAACAAAGACAGGGAAGCACATTATGAGAACAGCGGCAGATAATATGAAAAAAATTTCGTTAGAGCTTGGAGGGAAATCTCCAAATATTATTTTTGCAGATGCAGATTTTGAGACTGCTATTGATTATGCTCTATTCGGTATTTATGCAGGTAGCGGACAAGTGTGTTCAGCAGGATCGAGAATCCTTGTAGAGGAAAGCGTTTATGATAGATTTGTTAATAGTTTTGTAGAGAGAGCGCAGCAAATTAACGTTGGACCTGGTGATAAACCTGAATCAGAAATGGGACCGCTTGTAAGTCAAGAACATATGGAAAAAGTATTGCGCTACATTGAAATCGGGAAAGACGAAGGCGCGGACATTGCTTGTGGAGGAAAGCGGATACTGACGGATGGAAAAGGAGATGGTTTCTTTATTGAACCAACGGTCTTTGTTAATGTAAAGCCTGATATGCGCATTGTCCAGGAAGAAATCTTCGGTCCTGTTGTAGTAATTCAAAAGTTTAAAACTGAACAGGAAGCAATTGAGTTAGCAAACGGTACGGATTATGGCTTAGCTGGAGGGGTATTTACGGTTGATGGTGCAAAAGCAATGCGTGTAATTCGCAAGCTTCGCGCAGGAATTACGTGGATTAATAGTTATCATCCAACATACAATGAGGCGCCTTGGGGCGGATATAAGCAAAGCGGTATTGGACGTAGCCTAGGAACGTTTGGTTTAGAAGAATTTCAAGAAATTAAGCAGATTAATATAAATTTAGAAGTAGAACCAATAGGTTGGTTTGCAAATAAAAAGAATATAGGAGTGAAATAG